TGGGAAGGCGAATATCCTTAATCAAGATATCGCCTGACTCGCAAAACTTGCCCGCCACCGTTACCATCTCGGTCTCATCTTCGCCGGCCTTGTTGGCGACCAGGGCATCGTACCTGGAGCCATAGAGGGCAGGGCGGATGTTATCCCCCATTCCACCATCAACAAAGACATACTTGCGTACACCGGGGATATCCTTTGTTCCGCCCACCTTGTAGAGTGATACCCCTGCCTGTGCTACGATCGTTCTTCCCGGCTCGACTATAAGCCGCAGCGGGTCCAGCTTCAGCTTGCGGCTCAGGCTCAGGACCTTTGATGTTATGGCTTCGGCATAATTGCCAATGGAGGGAGCTGGGGAGTCCATCTGGTATTGAACAGCAAATCCCCCCCCGATATTTAGTTCCCTGAGCTCAAGGTTATGCTTCTCTTTCATTTGAACTGCGAAGCGAAGCACGATTTCAATAGCTTCGACATAGGGCTCTATCTCAAAGATAGAAGAACCCAGATGAAAATGCAGCCCCACCAGATGCAGGCTCGGAGTAGCCATGGCCTCGGCCAGTGCCTCTTCGGCTTGTCCGGTAGTCAGAGGAAAACCGAACTTGCTATCCAGGATACCTGTGGTGACGTACTTGTGAGTATGAGGATCGACTCCCGGTGAGACCCGGAGCAGTATATCCTGAATCATGCCTCTATCTTTGGCCAGTTTCCCCAATAAGTGAAGCTCGTGGAAGTTGTCAACCACTATACGTCCAATACCCCATTCCAACGCTGATTTCAGTTCATCGGCGCTCTTGTTATTGCCATGAAAGAAAACCTTCTCTGGAGAAAAGGCCACGGACTTTGCGATGGCGATCTCACCGGCCGAAACCACATCA
This Chloroflexota bacterium DNA region includes the following protein-coding sequences:
- the lysA gene encoding diaminopimelate decarboxylase, producing the protein MNSRGRLTIGGCDTVALAAKYGTPLCIFDEATLRSKCAEYHHEFESRYPNTLVIYACKAFINSALALILQEEHMGLDVVSAGEIAIAKSVAFSPEKVFFHGNNKSADELKSALEWGIGRIVVDNFHELHLLGKLAKDRGMIQDILLRVSPGVDPHTHKYVTTGILDSKFGFPLTTGQAEEALAEAMATPSLHLVGLHFHLGSSIFEIEPYVEAIEIVLRFAVQMKEKHNLELRELNIGGGFAVQYQMDSPAPSIGNYAEAITSKVLSLSRKLKLDPLRLIVEPGRTIVAQAGVSLYKVGGTKDIPGVRKYVFVDGGMGDNIRPALYGSRYDALVANKAGEDETEMVTVAGKFCESGDILIKDIRLPKLDEGDIIAMPTSGAYSIPMSSNYNASLRPAILMIKDGQARLIRRRETYEDLLRYDVL